In the Pseudomonadota bacterium genome, one interval contains:
- a CDS encoding Txe/YoeB family addiction module toxin, whose protein sequence is MKLIFSDQAWEDYLYWQKTDKKILHRINTLITETKRSPFDGVGKPEPLKHALSGYWSRRINEEHRFVYKVYENSIHIAQLKYHY, encoded by the coding sequence GTGAAGCTCATTTTCTCTGATCAAGCATGGGAAGATTACCTCTATTGGCAAAAAACTGATAAGAAAATTCTACACCGTATCAACACCCTTATTACGGAAACAAAACGCAGCCCTTTTGATGGTGTTGGAAAACCTGAACCGTTGAAACATGCCCTATCCGGATATTGGTCAAGACGCATAAATGAAGAACATAGATTCGTTTATAAAGTCTATGAAAATTCAATTCAT
- a CDS encoding type II toxin-antitoxin system prevent-host-death family antitoxin codes for MDAITYTAARQNLAKTMDKVCSDHSPVIVTRKSSNAVVIMSLEDFEALEETAYLLRSPKNTRRLIESIAQLENGNGIEKELME; via the coding sequence ATGGATGCTATTACCTATACAGCAGCAAGACAAAACCTTGCGAAAACAATGGATAAAGTTTGCAGTGACCATTCTCCGGTGATTGTGACCCGGAAGTCATCGAATGCAGTGGTCATTATGTCTCTTGAGGATTTTGAAGCCCTTGAAGAGACAGCTTACTTATTACGTTCACCAAAAAACACCAGACGGCTGATTGAATCTATTGCCCAACTTGAAAACGGCAATGGTATTGAAAAGGAACTGATGGAGTGA